One genomic segment of Dehalococcoidales bacterium includes these proteins:
- a CDS encoding transposase, whose amino-acid sequence VRDLCRREGIKPGAFYAWTKDFMEAGKERLTRDTVRDATRQEIEQIKRENTDLKHLVADLSLEVYRLKKTAIPPVEGYNGDAT is encoded by the coding sequence GTAAGGGATCTCTGCCGCAGGGAAGGGATAAAGCCGGGAGCTTTTTACGCCTGGACCAAGGACTTCATGGAGGCTGGGAAGGAACGGTTAACACGGGATACCGTCAGGGATGCCACTCGCCAGGAGATCGAGCAGATAAAGCGGGAGAACACCGATCTCAAGCACTTGGTGGCTGACCTCTCCCTGGAAGTTTACCGTCTTAAAAAAACGGCTATTCCACCGGTGGAGGGCTACAACGGCGACGCCACATGA